From Lolium perenne isolate Kyuss_39 chromosome 5, Kyuss_2.0, whole genome shotgun sequence, a single genomic window includes:
- the LOC127346326 gene encoding ABC transporter G family member 53 — protein MDDAGEIHAFGRSLRQESTVWSRGGDDVFSRSSRDEDDEEALRWAALEKLPTYDRARTAVLAMPEGELKEVNVQKLGAQERHALMQRVAWVGDEHERFLSKFKDRVDRVGVELPTIEVRYQNLNVEAEAYVGSRGLPTILNTYANVLEGLANTLHLTPNRKQKISILHNVSGIIKPHRMTLLLGPPGAGKTSLLLALAGTLPSSLKMSGEIIYNGHTMDEFVPRRSAAYVSQHDLHMGELTVRETVNFSAKCQGIGHRFDLLMELSRREKEENIKPDPEIDIYLKAAATGEQKAEVVTNHILKILGLDICADTIVGNNMLRGISGGQKKRVTTAEMLVTPGRALFMDEISTGLDSSTTFQIVNSIRQTIHIIGGTAVIALLQPAPETYELFDDIILLSDGQVVYNGPREHVLEFFESMGFKCPERKGVADFLQEVTSRKDQGQYWINSDETYRYVPVKEFAEAFQSFHVGQAIKSELAVPFDKSRSHPAALKTSKYGASMKELLKANINREILLMKRNSFVYIFKATQLTIMAIIAMTVFLRINMHHDSVTDGGIYMGALFFGILMIMFNGLAEVGLTIVKLPVFFKQRDLLFFPAWTYSLPSWLIKTPLSLLNVTIWVGITYYVIGFDPNIQRFFRQFLLLLLMNEASSGLFRFIAGLARNQVVASTIGSFSILIFMLTGGFILARENVKKWWIWGYWISPLMYAQNALSVNEFLSNSWNKTIPGTNKPLGTLVLESRAIFPEAKWYWIGVGALLGYVLLFNILYTVCLTFLDPFDSNQPTISEETMKIKQANLTGEVLEASSRGRVKNNTIASTDTADWSNEESTSNNATVNSSPGKKGMVLPFVPLSITFEDIKYSVDMPQEIKAQGVAESRLELLKGISGSFRPGVLTALMGVSGAGKTTLMDVLAGRKTSGYIEGNITISGYPKKHETFARVSGYCEQNDIHSPNVTVYESLAFSAWLRLPANVDSSTRKMFIDEVMELVELFPLKDALVGLPGVSGLSTEQRKRLTIAVELVANPSIIFMDEPTSGLDARAAAIVMRAIRNTVDTGRTVVCTIHQPSIDIFESFDELFLMKRGGEEIYVGPLGRHSCELISYFEAIEDVRKIKDGYNPSTWMLEVTSAAQEQITGISFSQVYRNSELYRRNKSLIKELSTPPEGSNDLSFPTEYSQTFLTQCSACLWKQSLSYWRNPPYTAVKFFYTTLIALLFGTMFWGIGRKRHSQQDLFNAMGSMYASVLFMGVQNSASVQPVVAVERTVFYRERAAHMYSPLPYALGQVAIELPYIFVQSLIYGVIVYAMIGFEWTAAKFFWYLFFMYFTLAYFTFYGMMSVGLTPNYNVASVVSTAFYALWNLFSGFITPRTRIPIWWRWYYWLSPIAWTLNGLVTSQFGDVTAKFESNGVQVSEFVESYFGFHHDFLWVVAVVVVSFAVLFAFLFGLSIKLFNFQKR, from the exons ATGGACGACGCCGGCGAGATACACGCCTTCGGGCGCAGCCTGCGGCAGGAGAGCACGGTGTGGTCGCGCGGCGGCGACGACGTGTTCTCGCGGTCGTCGcgggacgaggacgacgaggaggcgCTGCGATGGGCGGCGCTGGAGAAGCTGCCCACCTACGACCGCGCCAGGACGGCGGTGCTGGCCATGCCGGAGGGCGAGCTCAAGGAGGTGAACGTGCAGAAGCTGGGCGCGCAGGAGAGGCACGCGCTCATGCAGCGTGTCGCCTGGGTCGGCGACGAGCACGAGCGCTTCCTCTCCAAGTTCAAGGACCGCGTCGACAG GGTCGGTGTCGAGCTGCCGACGATCGAGGTGAGGTACCAGAACCTGAACGTGGAGGCTGAGGCGTACGTTGGCAGCAGGGGCCTGCCCACCATCCTCAACACCTACGCCAACGTACTGGAG GGCCTGGCAAATACTCTTCACCTAACACCAAACAGGAAGCAGAAAATATCAATCCTTCACAATGTCAGTGGAATCATTAAGCCTCACAG GATGACCTTGCTTTTGGGTCCCCCTGGTGCCGGAAAAACCTCGCTGCTTTTGGCCTTGGCTGGAACTCTGCCTTCGAGTCTTAAG ATGTCAGGGGAAATAATTTACAACGGGCATACCATGGACGAGTTTGTGCCGCGGAGATCAGCAGCTTATGTTAGCCAACATGATCTGCATATGGGCGAACTGACTGTCCGCGAGACAGTCAATTTCTCTGCGAAATGTCAAGGAATTGGTCACCGCTTTG ACCTGCTAATGGAGCTATCAAGGAGAGAAAAGGAAGAAAATATCAAACCGGATCCAGAAATAGATATCTACTTGAAG GCTGCTGCAACAGGAGAGCAGAAAGCCGAGGTGGTCACAAATCACATACTAAAG ATCTTGGGGTTGGATATCTGTGCCGACACAATCGTAGGCAACAATATGTTGAGAGGTATATCCGGAGGGCAAAAGAAGAGAGTAACAACAG CTGAGATGCTTGTAACACCAGGAAGAGCCCTTTTCATGGACGAGATATCAACTGGACTAGACAGCTCGACAACCTTCCAGATTGTGAACTCCATCCGGCAAACAATTCACATTATTGGTGGAACAGCAGTCATCGCGTTGCTACAACCTGCACCAGAGacatatgaattgtttgatgatataATTCTCCTCTCAGATGGTCAGGTTGTCTACAATGGCCCTCGAGAACATGTGCTCGAGTTCTTTGAATCAATGGGATTCAAATGTCCTGAGCGAAAAGGCGTAGCTGACTTCTTGCAAGAA GTTACATCAAGGAAAGATCAGGGACAATACTGGATAAACAGTGACGAGACATACCGATATGTTCCGGTTAAGGAGTTTGCGGAGGCATTTCAATCTTTCCACGTTGGTCAGGCTATAAAAAGTGAGTTAGCAGTCCCATTTGACAAGAGCAGGAGTCATCCTGCAGCCCTGAAAACATCAAAATATGGTGCCAGCATGAAGGAACTACTCAAAGCTAACATCAACAGAGAGATACTGCTCATGAAAAGAAACTCCTTTGTGTACATATTCAAGGCAACTCAG TTGACAATcatggcaatcatagcaatgaccgtcTTTCTGCGCATCAATATGCATCATGACTCAGTAACAGATGGAGGGATATACATGGGTGCTCTCTTCTTTGGGATCTTGATGATCATGTTCAATGGTTTAGCAGAAGTAGGTCTAACCATTGTAAAGCTCCCTGTTTTCTTCAAGCAAAGAGATCTTCTCTTCTTTCCAGCATGGACATACAGCTTGCCGTCATGGCTCATTAAGACCCCCCTGTCCTTACTCAATGTAACGATTTGGGTCGGCATAACATACTATGTCATTGGATTTGATCCCAACATACAGAG ATTTTTTAGACAGTTCCTGCTGCTCTTATTAATGAATGAGGCATCATCAGGACTCTTCCGCTTCATCGCTGGCCTTGCAAGGAATCAGGTTGTTGCAAGCACCATCGGCTCCTTCAGCATACTTATTTTTATGCTCACGGGTGGATTCATCCTGGCAAGAG AGAATGTGAAGAAATGGTGGATATGGGGGTACTGGATATCTCCCCTTATGTATGCACAAAATGCTCTATCGGTCAATGAGTTCCTAAGTAACAGCTGGAATAAG ACAATCCCCGGTACCAATAAACCACTTGGAACTCTAGTTCTAGAATCTCGTGCGATTTTTCCTGAAGCCAAGTGGTACTGGATTGGCGTTGGTGCATTGCTTGGATATGTTCTGCTATTCAATATCCTCTATACCGTGTGCCTCACCTTCCTCGACC CATTTGACAGCAACCAGCCAACAATATCTGAGGAAACAATGAAGATAAAACAAGCTAATCTCACTGGTGAAGTCTTAGAAGCATCATCGAGAGGACGGGTTAAGAACAATACTATAGCATCTACAG ATACTGCTGACTGGAGCAATGAAGAATCAACTTCCAACAATGCAACAGTGAATTCTAGTCCAGGCAAAAAAGGAATGGTTCTCCCGTTTGTACCTCTATCCATCACATTCGAAGATATAAAATACAGTGTAGACATGCCACAG GAAATCAAAGCACAAGGTGTGGCAGAGAGCCGGCTGGAACTACTAAAGGGTATCAGCGGTTCATTTAGGCCAGGAGTACTTACAGCTCTTATGGGTGTCAGTGGTGCTGGTAAGACAACACTGATGGATGTGTTGGCTGGACGGAAGACCAGTGGATACATAGAGGGCAACATTACAATCTCTGGCTATCCAAAGAAGCACGAAACTTTTGCTCGTGTGTCAGGATACTGCGAGCAGAATGACATCCATTCACCAAATGTGACCGTGTACGAGTCTCTTGCATTCTCTGCATGGCTCCGGTTACCTGCCAACGTTGATTCTTCAACAAGAAAG ATGTTCATTGATGAGGTCATGGAGCTAGTAGAACTTTTCCCCTTAAAAGATGCATTGGTTGGATTACCTGGTGTTAGTGGATTGTCAACTGAGCAGAGGAAAAGACTGACAATAGCAGTGGAGCTGGTTGCTAACCCTTCTATCATTTTCATGGATGAACCGACATCTGGACTTGATGCACGAGCAGCAGCCATTGTCATGAGGGCAATAAGGAATACCGTAGATACAGGAAGGACAGTTGTTTGCACCATTCACCAACCAAGCATTGACATATTTGAATCTTTTGATGAG CTCTTCCTGATGAAACGAGGAGGTGAAGAGATTTATGTGGGTCCACTAGGCCGGCACTCATGTGAATTGATCAGTTATTTTGAG GCTATTGAAGATGTCAGAAAGATTAAAGATGGCTATAATCCTTCAACATGGATGCTGGAGGTGACTAGTGCAGCGCAAGAACAGATAACTGGGATTAGCTTCAGTCAAGTATACAGGAATTCTGAACTATATCG GAGGAATAAAAgtttaataaaggagctaagtacACCTCCTGAAGGTTCAAACGACTTATCCTTCCCAACGGAGTACTCACAAACCTTCCTCACACAATGTTCCGCTTGCCTGTGGAAGCAAAGTCTGTCATACTGGAGAAATCCTCCATATACTGCAGTCAAATTCTTCTATACTACACTAATTGCGCTATTGTTTGGAACAATGTTCTGGGGCATTGGAAGAAAAAG GCACAGTCAACAAGACTTGTTCAATGCCATGGGTTCCATGTATGCCTCAGTTTTGTTCATGGGGGTGCAGAACTCGGCCTCAGTTCAGCCAGTTGTGGCTGTTGAGCGCACAGTCTTTTACAGGGAAAGAGCGGCCCACATGTACTCACCTCTGCCATATGCATTGGGACAG GTTGCAATTGAACTTCCATACATCTTTGTTCAATCATTGATATATGGCGTGatagtatatgctatgattggctTCGAGTGGACAGCTGCCAAGTTCTTTTGGTATCTGTTCTTCATGTACTTCACTCTAGCTTACTTCACATTTTACGGAATGATGTCGGTGGGCCTGACTCCGAACTACAACGTTGCCTCCGTTGTTTCCACGGCATTCTATGCTCTTTGGAACCTGTTCTCGGGATTTATTACACCAAGAACT AGAATTCCGATATGGTGGAGATGGTACTACTGGCTCAGCCCTATTGCATGGACACTCAACGGTCTGGTCACTTCACAGTTTGGAGATGTAACAGCAAAGTTCGAAAGTAACGGCGTGCAGGTGTCCGAGTTTGTAGAGAGCTATTTTGGGTTCCACCATGACTTCCTGTGGGTAGTCGCTGTGGTGGTCGTCTCATTTGCAGTTCTCTTTGCTTTCCTCTTCGGGCTATCGATAAAGCTATTCAACTTCCAGAAGAGATAA